Proteins co-encoded in one Myripristis murdjan chromosome 4, fMyrMur1.1, whole genome shotgun sequence genomic window:
- the c4h1orf146 gene encoding protein SPO16 homolog, which translates to MATNKEITGHWKTTIIVSASLKNHDITRMLIAQQHRIKISDSIESGSFVFPSSGTAFLVPENHEESGLFEKTDKFVQVHRNSFLLQLTPSYGKIGRDTLSAIQHRFLGSNLRILPVQSNAEIVKGMLAIAKATSKPHVDSIRDRMSLVRTHIIESSPVWEMLRDKLG; encoded by the exons ATGGCAACCAACAAAGAAATAACTGGTCATTGGAAAACCACCATAATAGTCAGTGCATCACTTAAG AACCATGATATAACAAGGATGCTCATCGCGCAGCAACATCGTATCAAAATTTCAGACAGCATTGAGTCTGGctcctttgtttttccttcGTCAG GCACTGCCTTTTTGGTCCCAGAAAACCATGAAGAATCAGGACTCTTTGAGAAGACAGATAAGTTTGTGCAAGTCCATCGCAACAGTTTTCTTCTTCAACTCACTCCTTCATATGGGAAAATAGGAAGGGACACCTTGTCAGCGATTCAGCACAG ATTCCTTGGCAGCAATCTCCGGATCCTACCAGTGCAAAGCAATGCTGAGATTGTCAAAGGAATGTTGGCAATTGCCAAG GCCACTAGTAAGCCCCATGTAGACAGCATTCGGGATCGGATGTCTCTCGTTCGGACCCATATCATTGAAAGCAGTCCTGTGTGGGAGATGCTCAGGGACAAGCTTGGCTGA